A genomic region of Acidimicrobiia bacterium contains the following coding sequences:
- a CDS encoding NAD(P)-dependent oxidoreductase, with protein MPDSADVIGYVGIGVMGSEMTKHLLAAGREVHGYDPDPGRMETFISRGGIAEASPGDVARASGIVVFSLPKVPILESVAAEVAGAAHANLLCIDTGTFPLEAKHAAFDVLAAAGVELMDVPLSGTGLQAADASLVVFASGSKEGYDRAKSIFDVIGRSSYHLGEFGNGSIMKYIANLLVAIHNLSTAEAHVLGLAAGMDPALVQTVMSDGVGASKIFDIRGPMMVADHYDPPAARLDIILKDATIIKAFAESKGAVTPLLDTSLEIYRESSAEGLGDLDAAALLRFLEKRSGITR; from the coding sequence ATGCCAGATTCAGCCGACGTCATTGGGTATGTGGGGATCGGGGTGATGGGCTCGGAGATGACAAAACATCTCCTGGCAGCCGGCCGCGAGGTTCATGGATACGACCCTGATCCGGGTCGCATGGAAACGTTCATCTCCCGTGGCGGCATTGCCGAGGCCTCGCCCGGTGATGTGGCCAGGGCGAGTGGGATTGTTGTCTTCTCGTTGCCCAAGGTCCCGATTCTTGAGTCGGTCGCTGCCGAAGTGGCGGGCGCCGCCCACGCCAACCTGCTCTGCATCGATACGGGAACCTTCCCCCTTGAGGCCAAACATGCCGCATTTGACGTGCTCGCCGCGGCGGGAGTCGAACTCATGGATGTGCCCCTATCCGGTACCGGACTGCAGGCCGCCGATGCGTCGCTGGTGGTCTTCGCCTCAGGTTCGAAAGAGGGCTACGACCGGGCCAAGTCGATCTTCGATGTGATCGGAAGGTCCAGTTATCACCTTGGCGAATTCGGCAACGGATCGATCATGAAATACATTGCCAACTTGTTGGTCGCCATCCACAACTTGTCAACCGCCGAAGCCCATGTTCTCGGCCTGGCTGCCGGGATGGACCCGGCCCTGGTCCAGACGGTTATGTCCGACGGAGTCGGCGCATCGAAGATCTTTGATATTCGTGGTCCGATGATGGTCGCTGATCACTACGACCCCCCCGCAGCCCGGCTCGACATCATTCTCAAGGATGCCACGATCATCAAAGCGTTCGCCGAGTCAAAAGGTGCGGTGACGCCGCTGCTGGATACATCTCTGGAGATCTACCGCGAGTCAAGCGCAGAAGGACTAGGCGACCTTGATGCGGCTGCGCTCCTTCGATTCCTCGAGAAGCGATCTGGCATCACCAGATGA
- a CDS encoding xanthine dehydrogenase family protein molybdopterin-binding subunit → MIGAPLRRLEDPRLIQGQGQYVDDINRPDTHFVVFVRSPEAHARIVGIEADEARTMPGVLGVYSGTDLGLTDRMPNLFPAPAVAGSKQGFALALDEVAYVGEAVVAVVAESRRQAVDAAELVFVEYDPLPVVVGHLTALDDGTPMAHSDLDSNLVATMHAKYGDIDAAFEVASNVIDVHVHQHRGACASMEPRGVVAVVDDAFGELVVWSSTQSPFPLRTHLVEFLGLEGDKVRVIAPDVGGGFGP, encoded by the coding sequence GTGATCGGTGCACCGCTGCGGAGGCTCGAAGATCCGCGCCTGATTCAAGGCCAGGGACAGTATGTCGACGACATCAACCGCCCCGACACGCACTTCGTGGTTTTTGTTCGCTCCCCGGAGGCCCACGCCCGCATTGTTGGAATAGAGGCCGACGAAGCTCGCACGATGCCGGGGGTTCTGGGTGTGTATTCAGGGACCGATCTCGGTCTGACGGATCGTATGCCGAACTTGTTCCCGGCTCCGGCTGTGGCTGGTTCGAAGCAAGGGTTCGCCCTGGCGCTCGACGAGGTGGCCTATGTCGGGGAGGCGGTGGTGGCGGTCGTTGCCGAATCCCGCCGTCAGGCGGTGGACGCGGCCGAACTGGTATTTGTCGAATATGACCCGTTACCTGTGGTCGTTGGACACCTTACGGCGCTTGACGACGGAACGCCGATGGCGCACAGTGATCTTGATTCGAATCTGGTCGCCACCATGCACGCCAAGTATGGCGATATCGACGCAGCTTTCGAGGTGGCCAGCAACGTCATCGACGTGCACGTCCATCAGCATCGCGGAGCGTGCGCATCCATGGAACCGCGCGGGGTTGTGGCGGTTGTCGATGATGCCTTCGGTGAACTGGTTGTGTGGTCATCGACTCAGTCGCCCTTTCCGCTTCGTACCCATCTCGTCGAGTTTCTAGGACTCGAAGGTGACAAGGTCCGTGTGATCGCTCCGGACGTCGGGGGAGGGTTCGGGCC